CCTCGGCCTTTTTGAAAGGCATATAAAAGAGATTGCTGAGATAGTCCATAAGAAGGGCGGATTTATTTATTGCGACGGCGCAAATCTGAATGCGCTTATGGGTATCGCAAAACTTGGCGATATGGGCGTTGATGTGATTCAATTTAATCTTCATAAGACATTTTCAACGCCGCACGGCGGGGGGGGGCCTGGCAGCGGCCCTGTTGGCGTGAAAAAATCTCTTGAGCCATTCCTGCCGAAACCGAGGATAATAAAAAAGGGGAGGAGGTTTAGCCTTGATTATAATAGGCCAAAAACCATTGGAAGACTCAGGGCATTCTACGGCAACTTCGGCATTATGGCGAGGGCATACAGTTATATAAAGGCAATGGGGCCGGATGGTCTTAAAAAGGCTAGCGAGATGGCAGTGCTGAACGCCAACTACATAAAAGAGAGATTAAAAGACCGCTATCATCTTGCCTATGACCAGACCTGTATGCACGAGTGTGTGTTCTCGGACAAAGCGCAATCTGAAAAGGATGTGCATACGCTTGACATCGCTAAAAGGCTTATTGACTATGGTTTTCATCCGCCTACCATCTATTTCCCTCTTATTGTGTCGGGTGCGCTCATGATAGAGCCAACAGAGACGGAGACCAAAGAAACTCTGGATGGATTTATTGATGCCATGATAAAGATTGCAAACGAGTCAGAAGAAAATCCGGATATGGTTAAAAATGCGCCGCATACCACAAGGCTCGGCAAGCTTGATGAGACACGGGCAGCAAG
The sequence above is a segment of the Deltaproteobacteria bacterium genome. Coding sequences within it:
- the gcvPB gene encoding aminomethyl-transferring glycine dehydrogenase subunit GcvPB — encoded protein: MDEPLIFEKSSAKRKGVSVPKSDCPEINPRDVISKEFLRDDIKGFPEVSEIDVVRHFTRLSQWNFGVDTGFYPLGSCTMKYNPKINEDIARLHGFSMLHPYEPEELTQGALQLMYELKGFLAEISGMDAVTLQPAAGAHGELCGMLMIAAYFKEKGRPRKKVIIPDTAHGTNPASSHLAGFTVVSVKEENGGIITPEAIASVMDEDTAALMLTNPNTLGLFERHIKEIAEIVHKKGGFIYCDGANLNALMGIAKLGDMGVDVIQFNLHKTFSTPHGGGGPGSGPVGVKKSLEPFLPKPRIIKKGRRFSLDYNRPKTIGRLRAFYGNFGIMARAYSYIKAMGPDGLKKASEMAVLNANYIKERLKDRYHLAYDQTCMHECVFSDKAQSEKDVHTLDIAKRLIDYGFHPPTIYFPLIVSGALMIEPTETETKETLDGFIDAMIKIANESEENPDMVKNAPHTTRLGKLDETRAARNPILRWKNS